A region from the Deltaproteobacteria bacterium genome encodes:
- a CDS encoding hydroxyacid dehydrogenase: MAYTILIPQDIAAEGKAYLQERGYRIKMGSGTTVQAIKKDVVDCEAIVARTAPYPAEVLEAAPKLKVISRCGVGVDNIDLKAAERLGIWVTNAPESNARTVAEAALGFIIMLGRQMTCCEREFRRGNFEIRNQFRGMDLGGKVLGIVGCGRIGRQVARMARLALEMKVLAYDPYLSKDQAPEGVEMVDDWAAIFSRPDFVSLHLPSVGRPLVGLKEFSLMKPSAYFLNLARGDVVFEAELIEALQKKTIAGAALDVFDKEPPDRDNPLFGMENVIVTPHNTGLTTECAMRMAMDAASGVEEILSGKSPRWPVNKPASPR; encoded by the coding sequence ATGGCTTATACCATACTCATTCCACAGGATATCGCAGCGGAAGGCAAAGCCTACCTGCAGGAGCGGGGTTACCGGATCAAAATGGGCTCAGGAACCACAGTCCAGGCCATTAAAAAAGACGTCGTCGATTGTGAGGCCATTGTGGCCCGAACGGCCCCTTATCCGGCCGAGGTACTGGAGGCCGCTCCGAAATTAAAGGTCATCAGCCGGTGCGGTGTGGGGGTCGATAACATCGATCTGAAAGCGGCGGAACGTCTCGGCATCTGGGTGACTAATGCCCCGGAGTCCAATGCCCGGACCGTGGCCGAAGCGGCCCTGGGGTTCATCATCATGCTCGGCCGTCAGATGACCTGCTGCGAGCGGGAATTCCGCCGGGGCAACTTTGAAATCCGCAACCAGTTCCGGGGCATGGACCTGGGGGGAAAGGTCCTGGGCATCGTCGGTTGCGGCAGGATCGGCCGGCAGGTGGCCAGGATGGCCCGTCTGGCCCTGGAAATGAAGGTGTTGGCCTACGATCCATATCTCTCTAAGGACCAGGCTCCTGAAGGGGTGGAGATGGTGGACGACTGGGCGGCGATTTTTTCCCGGCCGGATTTTGTCTCCCTGCATTTGCCATCGGTCGGCCGGCCGCTGGTGGGTCTGAAGGAATTTTCTCTTATGAAGCCCTCGGCTTACTTTCTGAACCTGGCCCGGGGGGATGTTGTCTTTGAAGCAGAACTGATCGAAGCCCTGCAAAAAAAGACGATTGCCGGGGCGGCCCTCGACGTCTTCGACAAAGAACCGCCGGACCGGGATAATCCCTTGTTTGGGATGGAAAATGTTATTGTTACACCCCACAACACCGGACTGACCACGGAGTGCGCTATGCGGATGGCTATGGATGCGGCCAGCGGTGTTGAGGAAATCCTTAGCGGTAAAAGCCCGAGATGGCCGGTGAATAAACCGGCTTCGCCTCGATAA